The nucleotide window ATCCCCCCTTGCTTATAATGTCTTCTGCATAGCCGCTCATAAAAATTGTCTTGATATTGGGGGTGATAACCTTAATTCCCTGATATGCCTCTCTTCCATTTTTGTTCGGCATTATGCCGTCAAGAATAATCAGCTTTATAATATCTTTGTTTGTGCTATATTTGGCTATAGCCTCTTCTCCGTCCTCTGCCTCGATAACCTTATATCCATTATTGCTCAAGACAGTAGAAGCAAGCCTTAGCAATACAGCATCGTCTTCTGCAACAAGTATCGTCTCTGTGCCTCCTTTTATCTGTTCACATTCGTTTTTTGTCTGCCTTTCACCTTTTATCACTCCGCATAACGGCATATAAATATTAAATTGAGTGCCCTTCCCTTGTTCGCTGTACACATTTATAAATCCGTTATTCTGTTTTACGATACCGTACACAACAGAAAGTCCAAGCCCGGTTCCCTTCCCTTGTGCTTTGGTTGTAAAAAATGGCTCGAATATCCGTCTCTTCGTCTTCTCATCCATACCTTCTCCTGTATCCGAAACAGATACAAGAGCATATTGCCCTTCTTTTCCATAACCATATGCCTCTATAAATTTATTATCCAGATTCACCAGCTTAGTGCTTATATCTATAAGCCCGCCATTAGGCATCGCATCTCCAGCATTAGCAACCAGATTCATAAGCATCTGCTCTATCTGCCCGCTGTCGGCAAAAACAATTAAATCATCTTCATCAAATTTCATAGAGATTTTTATATCTTCTCTGAGCAGTCTGTGTAAAAAATCTTCTAATTTTTTTACGATCTCATTCAGGTTTATTGGCTCCGGGTTGATTATCTGTTTTCTGCTGAATGAAAGAAGGCTCTGCGTAAGTTTTTTAGCCCTCTCTGATGCATTGAGAATCTGTTCAATATTTCCCTTCAGCAAATTGTCTCCCGGCATTTTCATTAACGTCAAATATGCATACCCAACTATTGCAGTAAGAATATTGTTAAAGTCATGGGCTACTCCACCTGCAAGCTGGCCTATTGCCTCTATTTTTTGTGCCTGTAGGAGTTGCTCTCCAAGCCTTTTGCTTTCAGTAATGTCATGGATCGTTTCAATAGCTGCTGTCAATTCCCCTTTTTTGTTGTATATAGGCGATGACTCAAATACAATATATCTGTCCTTGCCGCCAAGGTCTTTATACCACCCCTCTGCTTTTATTCCATTAGGATTCAGTGCAGACTTCGAGTAATTAGCATAGAGCTTGGAAAGACTGTCAAGATTATTGTCGATAATAACATCTGCAAGCGTTGATCTCTTGTTGCTGTAAAAAGGTTTCCATTGATCATCAGTATTAACCATATCTGATTCCATACAGCCGGTAAGCTCCTCGCATGCCTTGTTCCAGAGCATAACTCTGTGCTTATTATCCAAAACAAATGTAGCGACAGTAGAATTTTTAATCAGCTTACCAGTAAAACTCTGCTGTTCGAGCAAAGCCTGTTCAGCTATTTTACGTTCATAAATATTAACCCCAAGAATAATGATCCCAATTATAAGAGTTATGATTATGCCCAGAACAGTAAGCGCAAGACTGCGGTATTCCTCAAAAAACGAGATTGGCTTGTTGATAATAATGCTTTTTTCAGGCAGAGATTCTAGTGGAATATTAAAGCGGACTAACTGATTGTAGTCGAACATTTTTCGAGCAGGACTCTTAAAATCAATAGGGATATTCGATGCGGGCTCACCTGATAATATCCTGAGAGCCATCTCAGCTGCTAGTTCTCCATGAAGTTTTCCGCCAAGCAGGCTGCCGCCAATTGTTCCGTAACCCAGACGCTCTTCATGCACGCTAAATACCGGGACAGGGGAATTTGCACTGAGCAATCTGGATATTGTGCTGTGGTTAAAAACTTGTCCATCTCCATCCATGCCGTATGAAAGAGCAAGTACAATGCTGTTTGAAGAAATGCCCTTCAAGTATCGAATGAGTTCTTGAATACTCATATTTTCTGCATAACTAAATTTAACCTTGTCATATAATGCCTTTAACTGTTTTTCAGCCTCTGCTCTGGTAGCCAGTCCGGTCACACTGTAATCATGAATAACTATTACCTCTTGTGTTTTGGGAAACATGCTGAGTGCTGCTCTAACAGAGCCTTCAGCATCAAGGACTTCTGCAACGCCTGTTATGTTTTTGTACCCTTTGATCATTTTTTCATCAAATCCGTTAATTCCGCAAAAAACAATTGCGGCATTAGGAAACAGAGCAGGCCGGTATTTGAGCACAAATTCAAGCGCAGGATTATCAGCAGCTATTACAACTGGGAAATTTTTTGTACGGTATTTTTTTAGAAAAATGTCCTTCAGGCGGTCTGCATATCCCATTCCTGGAAAATTTTTGAAGTCCAAATATTCGATGAAAAGCCGCAGCTTTGGATCAGCTTTCTTGAAAGTCTCTATAATCCCCTGAATCTCATTATCAGACCAGGAATATCCAATATTATAGGAATCGAGAACAAGTATTTGTCGAACATCTTTTGAAGTATTATTTGCAACCTTTAAACCATTGTCCTGATCTGTTATAACCGGCTGTGATATTTTTTTCGAATCAACGATTTGATGCCACAGTAAAAACGACAGGAAAAAAAGAATGGACACAAATAAAATAGTTAATAAGGCTGTTTTAAACGAATCAAAAAAAACATGGGCTATCTTGCTGGTAAAGCTGTTTAACCTTGTTCCTCTATTTAATTTATTCGTTCCAATATTCATCGCTCACTTCTTCAATATTCAAATTTTATTATAAATTAATAAGAAACACAAACATTA belongs to Nitrospiraceae bacterium and includes:
- a CDS encoding response regulator gives rise to the protein MNIGTNKLNRGTRLNSFTSKIAHVFFDSFKTALLTILFVSILFFLSFLLWHQIVDSKKISQPVITDQDNGLKVANNTSKDVRQILVLDSYNIGYSWSDNEIQGIIETFKKADPKLRLFIEYLDFKNFPGMGYADRLKDIFLKKYRTKNFPVVIAADNPALEFVLKYRPALFPNAAIVFCGINGFDEKMIKGYKNITGVAEVLDAEGSVRAALSMFPKTQEVIVIHDYSVTGLATRAEAEKQLKALYDKVKFSYAENMSIQELIRYLKGISSNSIVLALSYGMDGDGQVFNHSTISRLLSANSPVPVFSVHEERLGYGTIGGSLLGGKLHGELAAEMALRILSGEPASNIPIDFKSPARKMFDYNQLVRFNIPLESLPEKSIIINKPISFFEEYRSLALTVLGIIITLIIGIIILGVNIYERKIAEQALLEQQSFTGKLIKNSTVATFVLDNKHRVMLWNKACEELTGCMESDMVNTDDQWKPFYSNKRSTLADVIIDNNLDSLSKLYANYSKSALNPNGIKAEGWYKDLGGKDRYIVFESSPIYNKKGELTAAIETIHDITESKRLGEQLLQAQKIEAIGQLAGGVAHDFNNILTAIVGYAYLTLMKMPGDNLLKGNIEQILNASERAKKLTQSLLSFSRKQIINPEPINLNEIVKKLEDFLHRLLREDIKISMKFDEDDLIVFADSGQIEQMLMNLVANAGDAMPNGGLIDISTKLVNLDNKFIEAYGYGKEGQYALVSVSDTGEGMDEKTKRRIFEPFFTTKAQGKGTGLGLSVVYGIVKQNNGFINVYSEQGKGTQFNIYMPLCGVIKGERQTKNECEQIKGGTETILVAEDDAVLLRLASTVLSNNGYKVIEAEDGEEAIAKYSTNKDIIKLIILDGIMPNKNGREAYQGIKVITPNIKTIFMSGYAEDIISKGGLLEPGIKFMLKPVTPLDLLKKVREVLDA